In the genome of Arachis hypogaea cultivar Tifrunner chromosome 9, arahy.Tifrunner.gnm2.J5K5, whole genome shotgun sequence, the window TGTTTACTAAattactgttattattattaaaatatcattCTACTTAAGATgtagaattaattaaattcataACAAGGCTTGATTATTCGAAAGTATTAATATTGAAGAATGTGACTGATATGAATGAAACAAGTTACTGAAATTAGGTCACATACTCGGGAGCTACACGTATTCTGAGATATAATATATGGTTGTGACAATTGATTGGATATTAACCTGTGGAGAAGTTGGAGCCACGTCGTGTTGCCACGTATTTCAATTGACCactaaaaaaaatagatagaTTTGGTGGTAATCGATTTTCATAATGTGGATTGATTGATTATTATTGCCCATGCATCGCATTACTTGATACTTTGTTCGTTGAAGGTGGACCAAAAGTTGAATCCAATACTTAATGCCAATGTAgctatttaatgaataatttcgGCTAAGCGAAAAAACAACCAACTCCTAAGTCGAGAGGGTTAACTGGTACTGAACACATCTgagttttttattaataaataaatacttattagaGCGTTCTGCTTCATTACCCTTGAATTTTATTTATgactttatttaattaattaattgagttATCcacttcaaataaaaataaaacttgtATTCACATATTACGgttattttgaaaagtttttactctttaaaaataatttattaaagttattttttgaaaaaacaatttttaaaaatgataacATTTGTATTTGATATatcaaactaaaaataatttttaataaataaagaacaaaaataaaaataattgtgtttataattttttttaattttaaaagactataatagatataaatataacataaatttagatatttattattatataaaattatatttgaatttttaattttaataaaataaaaaattgatttaaaaaatatctctttGGATGATATTAAAAAtccctttaatttttaaaaattacaaatataaatacatgcttttttttattcattgaacACAAAATTTACAAAACAGATCGTATGTGTTGACACTTTTAtgagatttttttgtttttaatattaaaaaagtttttttttttagtatttaaacgGAACTAAAGTTTAAAATTACAAGACAAGACACTAATCGACCAGAATAAGAAAATTCCTCTACAAtccaaaagaaaaactaaataaaaatcaagGGCGATAAGGATGGCccgcttatttttctttttcaatataaaaaattaagataatgcAGCACAAATTTAACAAATGTCACATTGTTTTAGGGCCATTGGAGACATGAAAGCCCAAACACAGGAAGGATattatatgaaattatgaattatggtgTACAGAAGAAGCCCATGTCATGCCCAGATCTGGATTTACTAAGCCCACGAAGGcccaaataaataaagaaaagaaagaaaccctTCTCCTATTGCGTTGCGTAGTTGGAATAGCGGAGGTTTTAGCAAAGGAGGCGTCGTGCCCAGCTGCGCGGAGCAGAGCCACATCCAACTTCCTTGAATCTCCCTTCATTCAACCATGGTACCAAATTTCTTCTCTTTCTGTATATGTCTTTGATTATTTTGAGAACTCTCTGGTTTTGATTTCAACTATCCTGCAAAGGTGAACTTCCAtcgccttttttttttaaaaaaaattaaaaaataaaaaactagccTTTGATCTAAAATCTAGGGTTTTGAAACCAACCTTTGCCTTGTTTATGCTTAGAATGCAGTATGATGATTGTGTTATTGTCCTCTTTCTCTATCTTTTGAGTAATGTAGTCTCTAGTGGCAAACGAGGATTTCCAGCACATTCTTCGTGTTCTGAACACAAACGTAGATGGGAAGCAGAAGATTATGTTTGCTATGACCTCCATCAAAGGTATCGGAAGGAGATTCGCCAACATCTGTTGCAAGAAGGCCGATATCGACATGAACAAGAGGTACCTTGTatgtttatgtatatgtatatgatatCATAAGATAAGTTGTGGCGTTAGTTATCTTACTAATGATTGAAATTATAGACTATAGACTTTAGGATATAAGGCCAGGTTATCTGATAGGGTATGTTTCTGTTGTTGTTGATTGATTGGGCAGAGCTGGTGAATTAAGTGCTGCTGAGCTTGATAATCTGATGACTGTGGTTGCCAACCCAAGGCAATTCAAGATCCCAGACTGGTTCCTCAACAGGAAGAAGGACTACAAGGATGGCAAGTACTCTCAGGTCGTGTCCAACGCCCTCGACATGAAGCTCAGGGATGACTTGGAGAGACTCAAGAAAATCAGGTCTCACTCATAACTCTTTAATGAACTTTTTAATTTAGTCTGATTTAGATTGAATCTTTATTTAGAATTTACGGATAGGGATGGATGTTAATTGTTAGTTTGTTCAATGTAATTTTGGATGAAGTTGAATGTAATCTCTGTTTGATATTGTGCTAACATGATATGTAATGGACCAGTTGATTTTTGGTATGGTTTTTGGTTCAGTTGTTAACTTGCCCTTTTCATTTCACGATGGTGTGATTGTTTATTTCTATTcttgttaaatatttttatcatagaCGAACAAAATATCCTCATTACTTAGTAGATATAATTATCTGAATCTTCATCTCTTCAATTTAGTTCAATTGCTTTTCATGAGTGTGTATTTGATTTGACTATCCTGCATGATTTGATCTAAAATCATGGTGTTCTTTTTCCATTACAAGATTACGGTTTACAATAATTTCTTAAGATGTACAAATAAGTCATTATATGATGCAACATTAGCTATCTTTTCTCTTGCCAGTCCTCAAAACACATTATATTCAGGGAAATCTGTGGTTAATATATGCTTATGCATTGGTTGACTTAAAAATTCTAGCTGCTGTATGTCTTTTTCTTCATGAACTATTCTAGCTCCTGTATTGACACACACGTTGACACTATTTTTCAGAAACCACCGTGGTTTGAGGCACTACTGGGGCCTCCGAGTTCGCGGTCAACACACCAAGACTACTGGGCGTAGGGGAAAGACCGTTGGTGTTTCCAAGAAGCGTTAAATTGTTATATTTTGGCTTTTGGAAattagatattgttgaagagGCAGACAATGTTTTTACATACCAACTTTGCTTTTTGGTTGTTAAATGCTCTCTTGACCGTTTTCAGTTTTGTTTGTTATTTTCTCTAAGCTtctttttagttgaatgaatgatgACTCTTTTTACAGACATGAGACATCCACAATCCAATAGTATTGATTAcattatattttaacaaaaagtTTGCCATCCAAATCTTTTGAAATAATGAGGAATTAGTAAATTGGTGTTGGTTTACTAGTGCTACGTTTGAATTGGCGCTAGTGGGAGTGGAGTAAAATCTAGTTTCAAGGGAATTTAATGAACTCTTCTTGTTTGGACTGGTAAAGTTTATGGAATAGATTTAATTCATCAAAATTATAGTGAAGTTCAATCATACCTGTTAccattatctatattttttaataaataaaaacaagtatttttcagaaaattttttttctgttaGTCCCTTGTGCTCACGATCTAATCCATGTGGTTTCATTACACCTGAATAAAATAGTGATAGTGTGGTGAACAATAAATAAAGACTTGGTAGGTTTATCAGCAACAATATTTCCACTTTTTTGTTTACTCAGCAGAGTAAATTTGTATGCAACTTCAAATTTCCACCATAATTAAGCAAGCCTAgaaaagtgctgagttagttctAAGGAATAGGGAGGAGTTAGCATTTTTGTTGAAATCAGGTCAACACTTAaccataaaaaagaaaatgattaCTCAAACATCATTAGATGTCTCACACTACTGAAAATATTGATGATAACTAATTGATGGCTAAACATCACAAATTCTACTGGTTCCTAGCACTTTTTTATGCAAATTCTAAAACCAcccttttaaagtaaaaaaatgagTGAATACCCCACTCGactcctgacaattatctcgaaaggacaacgaggcaaAAAAAACACTCAACCCGGCCCCTGATTTTTTTTGGACTGATTAGTCTTTATACTAAAAAAACATCGACTTTTTTTTGTACAAGGACCTCGTTATCCTTTTGAGGTAATTGTCAAGAGTCgggttggattttttttttgttttaggctTTGTTTggatataaaaaagaaaatggaagacctgaccaaaaaaaagaaaagaaaatggaaggaaagaaaatgagaagaaagaaaatgagtaaaaagaaaataaaaaaaagtaaagttaTTTGTATGTTGTTTGAATTAAGAGAaaa includes:
- the LOC112712444 gene encoding small ribosomal subunit protein uS13z/uS13y/uS13x yields the protein MSLVANEDFQHILRVLNTNVDGKQKIMFAMTSIKGIGRRFANICCKKADIDMNKRAGELSAAELDNLMTVVANPRQFKIPDWFLNRKKDYKDGKYSQVVSNALDMKLRDDLERLKKIRNHRGLRHYWGLRVRGQHTKTTGRRGKTVGVSKKR